One genomic window of Elaeis guineensis isolate ETL-2024a chromosome 2, EG11, whole genome shotgun sequence includes the following:
- the LOC105059530 gene encoding protein TIFY 5A: MKMVGDDCEPELHLSLGSSTESNRIGGSSANSEQNNQQQQQQQQQQQITIFYNGRICVCDVTEFQVRAIISMANREMDDRLKKKQLHHQQQHQYLQENRNESSPPHQPQAAPPQLLNQGLLMKRSLQRFLQKRKTRINAATTPYTPYNHRHEILFSPTS; this comes from the exons atgaAAATGGTTGGAGACGATTGCGAACCGGAGCTGCATCTCAGCCTTGGCAGCTCCACTGAATCCAACAG GATCGGTGGATCGTCGGCAAACTCAGAACAGAACaaccagcagcagcagcagcagcagcagcaacagcagatTACTATCTTCTACAATGGTCGGATTTGCGTCTGCGATGTCACAGAATTTCAG GTGAGAGCCATCATATCTATGGCCAACCGAGAGATGGATGACAGactgaagaagaagcaattaCACCATCAACAGCAGCACCAATATCTACAAGAGAATCGCAACGAGTCGTCTCCACCTCATCAACCTCAGGCTGCGCCGCCGCAGCTTCTGAACCAAGGGCTATTGATGAAAAGATCATTGCAGCGGTTCCTTCAGAAGAGGAAGACGAGAATAAATGCTGCTACCACTCCTTACACTCCTTACAATCACAGACATGAGATATTATTCTCTCCGACATCATAG